The sequence below is a genomic window from Candidatus Sungiibacteriota bacterium.
GCTATTTTTAAAGTGGTGGATGCGTTGGCTCCGCATGATTTTTATAAGCCCAGTCATCGGGAAATTTACGAAGCCATGTTGGATTTATTCGGACATCGTGAACCTATTGATGTTTTAAGCATTACCACGCGCCTTAAAGAAAAAAACAAACTGGAAGAGATCGGCGGCTCCGCGTATCTTACGAGTCTTATTAACACCGTTCCTACCGCAAGCCATGTTGCGCATTATGCATCCATTGTGCGAAGAAAGCGACTCTTGCGCGATCTAATTGAAGCCTCGCATCATATTGCCCAGCTTGGTTATAAAGAGGCCGAGGACGTAGAGAAACTTATTGACGAGGCGGAACAGAAAATTTTTGGGATTTCCAAAGATTCTTTGAAGCAGGAGTTTATAGCTGTGCGTGAGGTTTTGGATGAGGCTTGGGACAGGATTGATCGTCTGCATAAAGGCGACGGAGCCCTGCGCGGCGTCTCTACCGGATTTGCCGACTTGGATAACTATCTGGCCGGTCTTCAAAAATCAGACTTGATTGTTTTGGCCTCACGACCGAGTTTAGGGAAAACCTCTTTGGCTTTAAATATCGCCCGTAATGTTGCTCTTGATGAAAAAAAAGCGGTAGGGATTTTTAGTTTGGAAATGTCGCGGGAGCAGTTGATTGATCGCCTGATTGCCAGTGAGGCCAATGTGGATCTTTGGAGACTGCGAACGGGGCGTATGAGGTCGGAAGGACCTGATAATGATTTCGTCCGGGTGCGCGATGCTATGGAAGTGCTTTCCCAAGCCCCCATTTTTATGGATGACTCCCCTTCCCCCACGGTCATGGAGATACGCGCGAAAGCCCGTCGGCTTCAGGCGGAACACGAATTGGGATTGGTGGTAATTGATTATTTACAACTTATTAATGGCGGCGGTTATACTGAATCACGGGTGCAGGAGGTTTCAGAAATTTCGCGGGCATTAAAAGGTATGGCCAAGGAGTTAAGCGTCCCGGTTCTCGCTGTATCGCAACTATCCCGCGGGGTTGAGATGCGCCACCCGGCGATCCCTAAACTTTCGGATTTGAGGGATTCGGGAACCATTGAGCAGGACGCGGACGTGGTAATGTTTATTTACCGTGAAGATAAAGATAAGAGAAATACAGACCGCAAAAACATTGCCGAAATTCATATTGAAAAACACCGTAATGGTCCAACCGGCAAAGTCGAGCTTTATTTTCACGAGGAAACAACGTCTTTCCGATCATTGGCAAAACATTTTGAAGAAACAACCTCGTGATTTACCCAAAACCAGTCCAAAATCTAATAGCGCTTTTTACCAAACTCCCGGGTATTGGCCCGAGACAAGCGGCTCGTTTTTCTTTTTTTATTCTCAAAGAAAACAACAGTTTTTTACAAAATTTGATTTCAGCCCTGCAGGAGGCAGGCAAAAAAGTAAGCGTCTGCGGACAATGTTTTCGGACCGTAGAACGCTCGGACGATGCTCCGTTGCTTTGTGTTTTCTGCAAAGATTCCAGACGCGAGAAAACGATTATTGCCGTGGTGGAAAAAGAGTCGGATATGCAAGAGCTTGAAAAAACCAGCGCGTATCACGGCCTTTATCATGTGTTGGGCGGCGTAATATCTCCTCTTGATCCGGAGTCGCCTAAGCGTCTGCATCTTAAAACCCTGCATGAGCGAGTTAGGACCCTGCTTGGTACCAACCCGGAGGTTGAAGTTATACTTGCGACTAATTCCACTACCGAGGGCGATACCACCGCACTTTACCTGGAACGAATTTTGGAACCTCTTAAAAATCAACATCAGGGATTAAAAATTTCCCGTTTGGGACGGGGGCTTTCTTTGGGTTCGGAGCTTGAGTATGCCGACGAGGTTACTCTGAAAAACGCCTTGACAAACAGAAAGTAAAGAGTACACTGTATTTCAAGACCTTTTACAAGGAGCGGGGATGGATAAACATCCTTCTTGGTACCGGGATTTAATTTATATCGCGGTTTTCGGGTTTATGATCGGTTTGCTATTTTCAGGATGCGCCAAGGTTAATGTTAATGCTACTGATTGGCGCACGCTAAAACCACAGGACTTCCCGCCGTTAGTAATTGACGGAGTTACTATTCCCTTATCGCCGGACTTGCTTCAGGGTGTTGAAAATCAAGCTTGGATATTTGAAGACTATAGCTGGTCAAATAAAGAAGTACTGCGCAAAATACGGGTAAGGTTTTATCGTATCCATGGTCTCGGATGGCGCGCTGCAGTAGAGTTGGAATGGCAACTTGAGAACCCTGCACATGAAGGCCTACCTTCTTACTATGCTGGAGGGGTGTATTCACCTAAGTTTTCAGGTAGGGGGCTAATTGCGGGATATTTTGGAACATACATACTTACACCTCAGGGATGGAATCGTCATCCCAGTAGTGGTACGCTTTTAAATCCTACAGGGTTTATTAAGTACCCCACCTCTTTGGAAGACGCAAAACCATTAGTTGAGTCGTTAATAAAAGAAAGTCTAAAAAAAGTAAAATAAGGGTGCACCTGATGTGCTCCTTTTCATTTTGTTACAATTTTTTGTATTTCAACTTCGGTAAACGGTTGTCTATGCCCTTTTTTCTTGCGATACCTCGTTTTGGAATGATATTTAAAGACAAGGATTTTTTTACTCCTTCCCTGTTTTATAGTTTTGGCTTCTACCCTTGCCCCCTTTACGTACGGAGTTCCTATCTCTATTTTTTTATCATTAGCCACAAGCAATACTTCGCCAAACACAACTTTCCCGCCTTCGCGGGCCGAAGCCGCTCCGGCGGGCGAAGGCCCGCCTTCTTTGCCGCCCTGCTGGGCGAGCCTCGCTTTTGGCGGGGCGTCTATTTTTTCAACTTTTAATTTTTGTCCCGCAGATACTAGGTATTGCTTACCGCCAGTTTTTATTACTGCAAATTGTGTCATATGTTTTACCATCGGCTTGCCCCGCTATATCGCGAACGATATGGGCGGGGTTTTTTATTACGGCTAGCATATCAAAAGAAATAATAACACCTCGCAAAATTCTTTGCAAGAAAAAGGTTTGCCCAGCGGTTTTGGGCCGCTGGGCTGTAAAACAATGTTATTTTCTCCGCTTCTCCTCCCGTCGCTCCTTAGCCAACCGCTGATTGATGCGGCGTTTCTCCGCCGCAGACAACTTCGCGTAGTTGGCCGGACGCACAAACGGGGCAAAAGCCCGTTCGGCGCCGGCGCGGGCAGGGTCAATCCCGTGGATAGTCCGGATGAGTCGGCCATCTACCTCCTGTATTCTGCGCTCGGTGGTTACGTCAACGGTATGGCTCCTGATTTTACCCCCAAGGAGCGTATCAAGATGTGTGATCCCCTTGGAGACATTTCCAGACCTCCATCCGCTGTTCGCGATGTCTGTAAACGCCATTCGCAGCAACGCTGGCCATAACGGCCACTCTGCGGCTATGCGCTCTGCCACAGAGTACTGCGAGCAGGCGTTCACCAAGCGTCGCGCCATTTCACGCAACTGCTTGTCGTTCGCCCCACCCGTGGGGGCATATCCCAAAAACCCCGAGCTGGCCTCCTTTATCTCGGCCTCCGTGTGTTCCCTCCAACGCGCCAGCGGGATGTTTCTCCGCAGGCACCAGAGGAGTATGGAGACGGTTGCATGTTGAACCATTTTCTCCTCCGTGCCCGCGGGGTACTGCCCGTGGCGGTTATGGGTTTATATTCATTTTACCATATTTTTTTGATACTGTCAATCTTCAGTTGTCGGAGCTTCTAGAGTCACTACTTCTACCCCCGTCCCTTTGCCAGTAATTTTTAAAACATCTTTATCAATCTTTCCAAATTCTTTATAGGCGCTGTTATACATGTTTACGGTTGTCCCCAAATTACGACCCAATTTTTGCAGATACTCCTCGTAGGCCGCAAGGTGTCTGCGCAGATTTTCCACCTGTTTAATAATCTCTTGAGCCTGCTCCGAGATTTTTTGATTCTTAAGCCCCTGCAGAACGGTTTGCAAGTATGCCAGGAATGAAGTTGGCGAAACTATGATAACCTTTTTTTGTCCGGCATAATGTATCAGGTTTCTGGTGTCGTCAGTTACTGCTCCGACCTTGTTTATAAGAAGGTCATAATATACCGCCTCCGAGGGAATAAACATAAAAGCAAAATCCATAGTTCTTTCCTCCGGCTTTACGTATTTAGAAGTTTCCTCAATACGAGTTTTTAAGTCCGAGACAAAGGCCTGCTCATAACGTTTCCGCTCTGCGTCTTCGCGGGCTTCAAGAATCCTATTGTAATTTTCAAGACTGAATTTAGAATCAACGGGGATGATGCGTTTATCAACAAAAATGGCCGCATCCACAATAACGCCGTCCGCAAACCCATACTGCATTTTATAGGACCCGGGAGGAAGTACATTTTCTAAAACCGTCTGCAGATAATATTCGCCTAGAATCCCACGTTGTTTTGGGTTTTTTAAAATATCCTGAAGGTTACGCAGCTGATCGGCAAAACTAACCACCTGTTTATTGGTCTCATCCAGTTTAACCAGTTTTTCTGTTACTTCCTGAATAATGCGGGTACTCGTGCCGAATTGATTTTGTAACATACGGGATGATTCGGAAAGACGATTGTCCAGGGTTCGTGATATTTCGCTGA
It includes:
- the dnaB gene encoding replicative DNA helicase — translated: MPVLEKSTISTEIRMPPQNIEAEMSALGSLMLDKDAIFKVVDALAPHDFYKPSHREIYEAMLDLFGHREPIDVLSITTRLKEKNKLEEIGGSAYLTSLINTVPTASHVAHYASIVRRKRLLRDLIEASHHIAQLGYKEAEDVEKLIDEAEQKIFGISKDSLKQEFIAVREVLDEAWDRIDRLHKGDGALRGVSTGFADLDNYLAGLQKSDLIVLASRPSLGKTSLALNIARNVALDEKKAVGIFSLEMSREQLIDRLIASEANVDLWRLRTGRMRSEGPDNDFVRVRDAMEVLSQAPIFMDDSPSPTVMEIRAKARRLQAEHELGLVVIDYLQLINGGGYTESRVQEVSEISRALKGMAKELSVPVLAVSQLSRGVEMRHPAIPKLSDLRDSGTIEQDADVVMFIYREDKDKRNTDRKNIAEIHIEKHRNGPTGKVELYFHEETTSFRSLAKHFEETTS
- the recR gene encoding recombination protein RecR, whose amino-acid sequence is MIYPKPVQNLIALFTKLPGIGPRQAARFSFFILKENNSFLQNLISALQEAGKKVSVCGQCFRTVERSDDAPLLCVFCKDSRREKTIIAVVEKESDMQELEKTSAYHGLYHVLGGVISPLDPESPKRLHLKTLHERVRTLLGTNPEVEVILATNSTTEGDTTALYLERILEPLKNQHQGLKISRLGRGLSLGSELEYADEVTLKNALTNRK
- the rplU gene encoding 50S ribosomal protein L21, translating into MTQFAVIKTGGKQYLVSAGQKLKVEKIDAPPKARLAQQGGKEGGPSPAGAASAREGGKVVFGEVLLVANDKKIEIGTPYVKGARVEAKTIKQGRSKKILVFKYHSKTRYRKKKGHRQPFTEVEIQKIVTK
- a CDS encoding DNA recombination protein RmuC, which gives rise to MSYPSRTSFPKGGGREPRFQKCEQRVQFLQLIPLSPEFIILIVLLIAGFAGVFWFLLKRTQKPQEENVFLMLQRQISEISRTLDNRLSESSRMLQNQFGTSTRIIQEVTEKLVKLDETNKQVVSFADQLRNLQDILKNPKQRGILGEYYLQTVLENVLPPGSYKMQYGFADGVIVDAAIFVDKRIIPVDSKFSLENYNRILEAREDAERKRYEQAFVSDLKTRIEETSKYVKPEERTMDFAFMFIPSEAVYYDLLINKVGAVTDDTRNLIHYAGQKKVIIVSPTSFLAYLQTVLQGLKNQKISEQAQEIIKQVENLRRHLAAYEEYLQKLGRNLGTTVNMYNSAYKEFGKIDKDVLKITGKGTGVEVVTLEAPTTED